A single region of the Halobacteriovorax sp. JY17 genome encodes:
- a CDS encoding GreA/GreB family elongation factor produces the protein MDKKEIVKDLLAQLNTELEKAKAAYNTAKNTTQDADNKAESKWDTRSIEAGYLAGAQKVRVDELEMDINVIEELSDSALNKKPTVGIGSLVEIKHNDTVRKYFIAPAAGGFMVNIGGEVALVISVFSPIGNEVLDLVDGDSFEVETGDNTREYEVISYT, from the coding sequence ATGGATAAGAAAGAGATAGTTAAGGATTTACTTGCTCAGCTAAACACTGAGCTTGAAAAGGCAAAGGCCGCATATAATACTGCAAAGAATACGACTCAAGATGCAGACAATAAGGCCGAAAGTAAGTGGGATACCAGAAGTATTGAGGCTGGTTATTTAGCAGGGGCCCAGAAAGTCCGCGTTGATGAGTTAGAAATGGACATCAATGTAATTGAAGAACTTTCTGATAGTGCTCTTAATAAGAAGCCTACAGTTGGAATTGGCTCTCTTGTTGAAATTAAACATAACGATACAGTGAGAAAATACTTCATTGCTCCAGCTGCAGGCGGATTTATGGTTAATATTGGAGGAGAAGTTGCCTTGGTAATTTCTGTCTTCTCTCCAATTGGTAACGAGGTACTAGACCTCGTCGATGGAGACTCTTTTGAAGTTGAAACTGGTGATAATACTCGTGAATACGAAGTTATTTCTTATACTTAA
- a CDS encoding proline iminopeptidase-family hydrolase, whose amino-acid sequence MAKLKHKFGLTYYEKKGKKGETPIVCLHGGPGGMSKKMTPLFELATDRQVFLYDQIGGGRSSEIPSKLWKIETFVEELDLLVKHWKLDEFYLMGGSWGTTLALEYYLRKGKKVKGLIFQSPMFSARDWQEDANILIGKLPAKYRKIINYCHEIGATDSKVYKEAIIEYYSRHVFRDKKKLLENSKKKNINLHGEKVYEYMWGPSEFMATGTLKTYNRVKDLSKIKVPTLFICGQYDEATPITASKYVSKIKDANLKVIKGASHSILSEKPKDMIKVMKEFLK is encoded by the coding sequence GTCTACATGGTGGTCCAGGCGGAATGTCTAAGAAAATGACTCCTCTTTTTGAACTTGCAACGGACAGACAAGTTTTTCTTTATGATCAAATTGGGGGAGGAAGAAGTAGTGAAATACCTTCAAAGCTTTGGAAGATAGAAACCTTTGTTGAGGAGTTAGATCTACTTGTAAAACATTGGAAACTAGATGAATTTTACTTGATGGGTGGTTCTTGGGGAACAACACTTGCCCTTGAGTATTACTTACGTAAAGGAAAGAAGGTCAAAGGTTTGATTTTTCAATCTCCAATGTTTAGCGCTAGAGACTGGCAAGAAGATGCAAATATTCTAATTGGTAAATTACCTGCAAAGTATAGGAAGATAATTAATTATTGCCATGAGATTGGAGCAACAGATTCTAAAGTCTATAAAGAAGCGATAATTGAATATTACTCACGTCACGTGTTTAGGGATAAGAAGAAATTATTAGAAAATTCTAAGAAGAAAAATATCAATCTTCATGGAGAGAAAGTCTATGAGTATATGTGGGGGCCAAGTGAATTTATGGCGACAGGAACTCTCAAGACATATAATCGAGTTAAAGACCTATCTAAGATAAAAGTTCCTACACTATTCATTTGTGGGCAATACGATGAAGCGACGCCTATTACAGCAAGTAAGTATGTATCAAAGATTAAAGATGCAAATTTAAAAGTTATCAAAGGAGCTTCTCATTCTATTCTAAGTGAGAAACCTAAAGATATGATCAAAGTAATGAAAGAGTTTTTAAAATAG
- a CDS encoding urocanate hydratase: MSTQEFQNKILEGIPSELPPKKSYEIDINHAPKRKDILNADEKKLALKNALRYFDKKFHAELISEFKEELDTYGRIYMYRFRPDYKIFARSIEDYPHKSKQAAAIMLMLSNNLDYAVAQHPHELITYGGNGAVFQNWAQYLLTMKYLATMTDEQTLALYSGHPAGLFPSHSGAPRVIVTNGMMIPNYSRPDDWEKFNALGVTQYGQMTAGSFMYIGPQGIVHGTTITVLNAGRKISNGETNLAGKLFVTAGLGGMSGAQPKAAVIAGCIGLVAEVNAKAVQTRFEQGWVDEVFTDLDKLAQRVKEAKEKKEVVSIAYQGNIVNLWEKLEEENIHVELGSDQTSLHNPWAGGYYPADISFEESNDLMANQPEKFKELVQETLRRHVNVINKLVAKGMYFFDYGNAFLLEASRAGADILNEKGDFKYPSYVQDIMGPMCFDYGFGPFRWVCTSSLQEDLDKTDQIACEVLKKLMQESPKEIQQQMQDNITWIEGARENKLVVGSKARILYADSDGRIEIALAFNKAIREGIIKAPIVLGRDHHDVSGTDSPYRETSNIYDGSSFTADMAVQNFVGDSFRGATWVSLHNGGGVGWGEVVNGGFGMVIDGSVECDQRIRSMLFWDVNNGINRRSWARNEGATFAIKRAMEKEPLLKVTLPNLVDENLF; encoded by the coding sequence ATGAGTACTCAAGAGTTTCAAAACAAAATTTTAGAAGGAATTCCTAGTGAACTCCCTCCAAAGAAATCCTATGAAATAGACATTAATCACGCTCCTAAGAGAAAAGATATTCTAAATGCTGACGAGAAAAAGCTCGCTCTAAAAAATGCTCTTAGATACTTTGATAAGAAATTTCACGCCGAACTTATCTCTGAATTTAAAGAAGAACTTGATACTTACGGGCGAATCTATATGTATAGATTCAGACCAGATTATAAAATATTTGCACGCTCAATTGAAGATTACCCACATAAGTCGAAGCAAGCTGCGGCCATAATGCTTATGCTTTCCAATAACCTTGACTACGCAGTTGCTCAACATCCACACGAATTAATTACCTATGGTGGAAATGGAGCGGTCTTTCAAAACTGGGCGCAATATCTTCTAACGATGAAGTACCTTGCCACTATGACAGATGAACAGACACTTGCTCTCTATTCCGGTCACCCAGCAGGACTCTTCCCTTCACATAGTGGAGCCCCCAGAGTAATCGTAACTAATGGAATGATGATTCCTAATTACTCTAGACCTGATGACTGGGAAAAATTTAATGCTCTCGGAGTCACTCAATACGGACAGATGACTGCTGGATCATTTATGTATATTGGCCCGCAAGGAATCGTTCACGGAACTACAATCACAGTTTTAAATGCAGGAAGAAAAATAAGTAACGGTGAAACAAATCTTGCTGGAAAATTATTCGTTACTGCAGGGCTTGGCGGTATGAGTGGTGCTCAGCCAAAAGCTGCAGTTATTGCTGGATGTATTGGACTAGTTGCTGAAGTAAACGCGAAAGCAGTTCAAACGCGCTTTGAACAAGGATGGGTCGACGAAGTTTTTACTGACCTTGATAAACTTGCCCAAAGAGTGAAAGAAGCTAAAGAGAAAAAAGAAGTTGTCTCTATTGCCTACCAAGGAAATATCGTAAACCTATGGGAGAAATTAGAAGAAGAAAATATTCATGTTGAACTAGGTTCTGATCAGACTTCTCTTCACAATCCTTGGGCCGGTGGTTACTATCCTGCCGATATCAGCTTTGAAGAATCAAATGATTTAATGGCCAATCAGCCAGAAAAATTTAAAGAACTAGTTCAAGAAACTCTTAGAAGACACGTCAATGTCATCAATAAACTAGTCGCAAAAGGAATGTACTTCTTTGATTATGGAAATGCTTTTCTTCTTGAAGCCAGCAGGGCCGGCGCAGATATTTTAAATGAGAAGGGAGATTTCAAGTATCCAAGCTACGTTCAAGACATTATGGGACCAATGTGTTTTGATTACGGATTTGGACCATTCAGATGGGTATGTACGAGTTCCCTTCAAGAAGATCTAGATAAGACAGATCAAATTGCTTGTGAAGTTCTAAAGAAATTAATGCAAGAATCTCCCAAGGAAATTCAGCAGCAGATGCAAGATAATATAACGTGGATAGAAGGTGCAAGAGAAAATAAACTTGTTGTCGGATCAAAGGCAAGAATCCTCTACGCCGATAGTGATGGAAGAATAGAAATTGCTTTGGCCTTTAATAAAGCAATTAGAGAGGGAATTATAAAAGCACCTATTGTTCTAGGTCGCGATCATCACGATGTTTCGGGAACTGACTCTCCTTATAGAGAAACTTCTAATATTTATGATGGCTCAAGCTTTACTGCAGATATGGCAGTACAGAACTTCGTTGGCGATTCATTCAGAGGTGCCACTTGGGTTTCTCTACATAATGGCGGCGGTGTTGGATGGGGAGAAGTTGTTAATGGAGGTTTTGGAATGGTAATAGACGGTTCAGTTGAATGTGATCAAAGAATTAGATCTATGCTTTTCTGGGATGTGAATAATGGAATTAATAGAAGAAGTTGGGCCAGAAATGAAGGTGCAACTTTTGCAATAAAGAGGGCCATGGAAAAAGAACCTCTTCTAAAAGTAACATTGCCAAATCTAGTTGATGAAAACCTTTTTTAA
- a CDS encoding peptidylprolyl isomerase — MHKSLPRYRARHILVEDMDDAEYVLEKIEAGEDFSELAREISECNSASKGGDLGLVVSGQVVPEVERALYHLEMNEVSRPIESEYGFHIIQRLPLSKVK, encoded by the coding sequence TTGCATAAGTCACTTCCACGCTATAGAGCGAGACATATTCTAGTTGAAGATATGGATGATGCTGAATACGTTCTAGAGAAAATTGAAGCAGGCGAAGATTTCTCTGAATTAGCGAGAGAAATTTCAGAATGCAATAGTGCTTCTAAAGGTGGAGACCTAGGACTAGTTGTTTCTGGGCAAGTCGTTCCCGAAGTGGAGAGAGCGCTCTATCATCTTGAAATGAACGAAGTCAGTAGACCTATTGAGTCCGAGTACGGCTTTCATATCATTCAGAGGCTTCCTCTTTCCAAAGTGAAGTAA
- a CDS encoding DEAD/DEAH box helicase, which yields MKTTKEFTEYNLQPELITALHAHGFKEASEIQDLTITPILEKKDIFALAETGSGKTGAFAIPMMEILLEEKALDNPSQQIVILSPTRELAQQTNKFFELVGKELGIKSACIIGGERIEKQIEELKDGVHVLVATPGRLNDLTKQKQIDLGNCLAVVFDEADRLFDMGFKKDIEFVLNGIPKSRQLIMVSATTNMDVLNTAFKFGSQPLEIKLNEESMLVDNIDHKIAMIDKNEKMPLLVKQLRTHEDAYAIVFCNTQFQTHLVAEWLKKMNFKAKPISGRMPQNKRTRLMEDFRSKETTILVCTDVAARGLDIKDVNLVINFDLPNEAASYVHRIGRTGRAGKNGQAISFCSFEDCENLDPISEFIGDSIPKMDLEDTDFATDICAKPYLDAKTLQVVEKPSRDNKKPLKNKKETMKTTSSAKEAKPRTSTIPFIGKVFKNDRRFFIHTANSEKDSIKAALKYFGIKDDHLLNTEVKELGRKMFFLFGPRKTVYKHSLKPIFKKVLTPFLIGILRKAQLDLFVKTSFKDNHLKVTFTGNDLGLLLRNKAELLVSFETIVKQFLLRKIHMKNEVKLTLRCFNEDNYRDNSKDHNNEKQILTHVDEMKKKVLETKKAILLKSMNPAERRIVHQYIGEDPKFKSNSIGEGRFKKVELSLN from the coding sequence ATGAAAACAACTAAAGAATTTACTGAATACAATCTTCAACCAGAATTAATCACAGCCCTTCACGCTCACGGCTTTAAAGAAGCCAGCGAAATCCAAGACCTTACCATTACTCCAATACTAGAAAAGAAAGATATCTTTGCACTAGCTGAAACTGGTAGTGGAAAAACGGGAGCCTTCGCTATTCCTATGATGGAAATACTTCTCGAAGAGAAGGCCCTAGATAATCCAAGTCAACAAATCGTTATATTAAGTCCAACAAGAGAGCTTGCTCAACAAACAAATAAATTCTTTGAACTAGTTGGAAAAGAACTAGGAATCAAGTCGGCCTGTATAATTGGTGGCGAAAGAATTGAAAAGCAAATCGAAGAGTTAAAAGACGGTGTACACGTTCTTGTTGCGACGCCAGGAAGACTAAACGATCTTACAAAGCAAAAGCAAATTGACCTAGGAAATTGCCTCGCTGTTGTCTTTGATGAAGCTGATAGATTATTTGATATGGGATTTAAAAAAGATATTGAATTTGTTTTAAATGGAATTCCAAAATCAAGACAGCTTATCATGGTTTCTGCTACGACAAATATGGATGTACTGAATACCGCTTTCAAATTTGGGTCACAACCACTAGAAATTAAATTAAATGAAGAATCAATGCTGGTGGATAATATTGATCACAAGATTGCAATGATTGATAAGAACGAAAAAATGCCTCTTCTTGTTAAACAACTTCGTACCCATGAAGATGCCTACGCCATTGTCTTCTGTAATACTCAATTTCAAACTCACTTAGTTGCTGAGTGGCTAAAGAAAATGAATTTTAAGGCGAAACCTATTTCAGGACGTATGCCACAAAACAAAAGAACTCGCCTAATGGAAGACTTCAGATCTAAGGAAACTACTATTCTTGTATGTACAGATGTTGCAGCAAGAGGTTTAGATATTAAAGATGTGAACTTAGTTATTAACTTTGACCTTCCAAACGAAGCTGCTAGCTACGTCCATAGAATTGGACGTACAGGAAGAGCAGGAAAGAATGGGCAAGCAATTAGCTTCTGCTCTTTTGAAGACTGTGAAAACCTAGACCCTATTTCAGAATTTATCGGGGATAGTATTCCTAAGATGGACTTAGAAGATACTGACTTCGCAACAGATATTTGTGCAAAACCTTACCTAGATGCAAAAACTCTTCAGGTAGTTGAGAAACCTAGCAGGGATAATAAGAAACCATTAAAGAATAAAAAAGAGACTATGAAAACAACATCATCAGCAAAAGAAGCAAAACCAAGAACAAGTACAATTCCTTTCATTGGAAAGGTATTTAAAAATGACAGAAGATTCTTTATTCACACTGCTAATTCAGAGAAAGACTCAATTAAAGCAGCTCTTAAATACTTTGGAATTAAAGATGACCACCTTCTAAATACGGAAGTAAAAGAACTTGGAAGAAAAATGTTCTTTCTATTTGGTCCAAGAAAGACTGTTTACAAGCATTCACTAAAGCCTATTTTCAAGAAAGTACTTACACCATTTCTAATTGGTATACTAAGAAAAGCTCAACTCGATCTATTTGTAAAAACGTCTTTCAAAGATAACCATCTAAAAGTTACTTTTACTGGTAATGACTTAGGTCTTCTACTTAGAAATAAAGCGGAGCTACTTGTTTCATTTGAAACAATCGTTAAGCAATTCTTACTTAGAAAAATTCATATGAAAAATGAAGTAAAGCTAACACTTAGATGTTTCAATGAAGATAACTATAGAGACAACTCAAAAGATCATAATAACGAAAAGCAGATCCTTACTCATGTTGATGAAATGAAGAAGAAGGTTTTAGAGACAAAGAAGGCGATTCTTTTAAAGTCGATGAATCCAGCTGAGAGAAGAATCGTACATCAATATATTGGTGAAGATCCAAAATTTAAATCAAATTCAATTGGTGAAGGAAGATTTAAGAAAGTAGAATTGAGCTTAAATTAA
- a CDS encoding DEAD/DEAH box helicase has product MYKLRPYQQDAVASTITHFKERRDSAVIVLPTGAGKSLVIAELARVARGRVLCLAHVKELVEQNHDKFESYELNAGIFSAGLNRKDSDDKVIFGSIQSVARADKEFFKDFSLLVIDECHRVSLEGETQYHHVINLLRENNPEICILGLTATPYRMGLGWIYNYHYKGSVKSEEDRFFKKCIFELPLSYMIKNKYLTPPIVIDSPVACYDFSSLVANRGGAFSIGDIEDLLSDQKRVTPGIIGHIIEQAKERRGVMIFTSSVRHAREILGHLPREVSELVTGETPDIERDQIINDFKKEKLKFLVNVSVLTTGFDAPHVDLIALLRPTESVSLYQQIIGRGLRLFEGKDDCLILDYTGQGHDIFSPEVGDEKTESNSEAVCIDCPDCGYKNTFWGKVDSEGHVIEHYGRKCQGAFEDPLSFEVEPCGFLFRFKICESCGLENDISARDCSGCREVLIDPDVKLREAMQLKDAHVLRCDSMHFEVDQDKRGRERLSVNYFDYDGESLSEYFYLAREDQKGAFFHNFVRPHLRNSGKKFDIISPEQVVMISPLFRMPKFVIARKVKHYWKIREKVF; this is encoded by the coding sequence ATGTATAAATTAAGACCCTATCAACAAGATGCTGTAGCATCGACTATCACTCACTTTAAAGAGAGAAGAGATTCTGCTGTTATTGTTCTGCCAACAGGGGCAGGTAAGAGTCTTGTTATTGCAGAGCTTGCAAGAGTTGCTCGTGGTAGAGTTCTATGCTTAGCCCATGTCAAAGAGTTAGTAGAGCAAAATCATGACAAATTTGAAAGTTATGAGTTAAATGCAGGAATTTTTTCAGCAGGACTTAATCGTAAAGACAGTGATGATAAAGTTATTTTTGGTTCAATTCAATCTGTTGCTAGGGCCGATAAAGAATTCTTTAAAGACTTTTCTCTCTTAGTGATTGATGAGTGTCATAGAGTTTCTCTTGAAGGAGAAACGCAGTATCACCATGTGATAAATCTCTTAAGAGAAAATAATCCAGAAATTTGTATTCTTGGACTAACTGCCACTCCTTATCGAATGGGACTTGGATGGATTTACAATTATCATTATAAAGGTTCTGTAAAATCAGAAGAAGATCGCTTCTTTAAGAAATGTATCTTTGAGTTACCTCTAAGCTACATGATTAAAAATAAATATTTAACCCCACCAATCGTGATTGATTCTCCTGTCGCCTGCTATGACTTCTCTAGTCTAGTGGCAAATAGAGGAGGAGCATTTTCCATAGGGGATATTGAAGATCTTCTTTCTGACCAAAAGAGAGTTACGCCTGGAATAATTGGCCACATTATTGAACAAGCGAAAGAGAGAAGGGGAGTGATGATCTTCACTTCTTCAGTAAGGCATGCAAGAGAAATCCTTGGGCATTTACCTCGAGAAGTTTCAGAGCTTGTGACTGGTGAAACGCCTGATATTGAAAGAGATCAAATTATTAATGACTTTAAAAAAGAAAAACTAAAATTTCTTGTAAATGTCTCTGTTCTCACGACAGGATTCGATGCTCCACATGTTGACCTCATTGCCCTTTTAAGACCGACAGAGTCAGTAAGCCTCTACCAACAAATTATTGGAAGAGGACTTAGACTTTTTGAGGGAAAAGATGATTGCCTCATCTTGGACTATACTGGGCAAGGGCATGATATTTTCTCACCTGAGGTAGGTGATGAAAAAACTGAATCCAATAGTGAAGCTGTTTGTATTGATTGCCCAGATTGTGGTTATAAGAATACTTTTTGGGGCAAGGTTGATTCTGAAGGGCATGTTATCGAGCATTACGGAAGAAAGTGCCAAGGAGCTTTTGAAGATCCCTTGTCATTTGAAGTTGAGCCTTGTGGCTTTCTCTTTAGATTTAAAATTTGTGAAAGTTGTGGACTTGAAAATGATATTTCAGCTAGAGATTGCTCGGGTTGTAGAGAAGTATTAATTGATCCTGATGTAAAACTTAGAGAGGCCATGCAATTAAAAGATGCTCACGTTCTAAGATGCGATTCAATGCATTTTGAAGTCGATCAAGATAAGAGGGGAAGAGAAAGACTTTCTGTGAATTACTTTGACTATGATGGAGAGTCATTGAGTGAGTATTTCTATCTTGCGAGAGAAGATCAAAAGGGAGCATTCTTTCATAACTTTGTTAGACCTCACCTTAGAAATTCAGGAAAGAAGTTTGATATCATTTCTCCTGAGCAAGTCGTTATGATATCCCCACTTTTTAGAATGCCAAAGTTTGTCATCGCAAGAAAAGTAAAACATTACTGGAAAATTAGGGAAAAAGTTTTTTAG
- a CDS encoding FxsA family protein, whose translation MFPVLVLLFTVIPAIEIYLLFSIGAQIGGLNTLAVVILTGIVGASLAKSQGLAILASIQNDLNKGALPTNQLTHGLLVFGGGLLLLTPGFLTDIMGLSMVFPGTRHLLVVFLKEYFERAIKSGNIKFASFGTSGGGFNYSSNGTRPGPESFTQTVNKEVEPGVFEAEFKEK comes from the coding sequence ATGTTCCCAGTGCTAGTTCTACTATTCACAGTCATTCCTGCAATTGAAATCTATTTACTATTTTCAATTGGAGCTCAAATCGGAGGCTTAAATACCCTCGCCGTAGTGATCCTAACAGGTATCGTCGGAGCAAGCTTGGCAAAATCCCAAGGTTTAGCAATTCTGGCCAGTATTCAAAATGATTTAAACAAAGGTGCTCTCCCAACAAATCAACTTACTCATGGATTACTCGTCTTTGGAGGAGGTCTTCTTCTTTTAACTCCAGGTTTTCTCACAGATATAATGGGACTAAGCATGGTATTTCCAGGAACAAGACATCTATTAGTAGTCTTTCTAAAAGAATATTTCGAGAGAGCGATAAAAAGTGGAAATATAAAGTTTGCCAGCTTTGGAACATCAGGGGGCGGTTTCAACTACTCCTCTAATGGAACAAGACCAGGACCAGAATCTTTTACACAGACGGTCAATAAAGAAGTAGAGCCTGGAGTTTTTGAAGCTGAGTTCAAAGAAAAATAG
- a CDS encoding YkgJ family cysteine cluster protein, with protein MRYVDINSPSTWTNYREGLCDNCTAKCCQMSCDVTLDDLVRLELIDQFEADEEKPKNIAKRLKKEGYIEHFNIRNTIFTLQRMANRDCVFLDSKTRKCTVYDKRPTSCQTYPEQFSSRKNFCPYERKR; from the coding sequence GTGAGATATGTAGATATAAACTCCCCTTCAACTTGGACTAACTACCGAGAAGGTCTATGTGACAATTGTACCGCCAAGTGTTGTCAAATGTCTTGTGATGTCACTCTTGATGATCTAGTAAGACTTGAGCTTATTGATCAATTTGAGGCCGACGAAGAGAAACCAAAGAATATTGCAAAGAGATTAAAGAAAGAAGGATATATTGAGCATTTCAATATTCGAAACACTATCTTTACACTACAACGAATGGCGAATAGAGACTGCGTCTTCCTCGATAGTAAAACAAGAAAGTGCACTGTCTACGACAAGAGGCCTACTAGCTGCCAGACATATCCTGAACAATTTAGCTCTAGAAAAAACTTTTGCCCTTATGAGAGAAAGCGCTAA
- a CDS encoding FecR family protein has translation MFKIILCLLLSLSISAKEVGEILFVKGVVKIKQDKKQVQATKGQRFINKSLIETGPSALAVISLTDGSKIKLNESSKIIISVRNKKPTQVGIFKGSSFFNVLKSKVMENDKFIVNTKNASLGVRGTEFFVSYGKKDSLDAWMCVNEGQVIVTPKESKSSVKVNAGEGVQIRDTKNVTSPKPLPWTKNLNWKLDSKNGDLENKVDIRDAYTDLLDQEYD, from the coding sequence ATGTTTAAAATAATCTTATGCCTACTACTTTCATTATCAATTAGCGCAAAAGAGGTTGGAGAAATCCTTTTCGTAAAAGGTGTTGTTAAAATTAAACAAGATAAGAAACAAGTTCAAGCGACAAAAGGACAACGCTTCATCAATAAAAGCTTAATTGAAACTGGGCCTAGTGCCCTTGCGGTTATTTCCTTAACTGATGGATCAAAAATTAAGTTAAATGAATCAAGTAAAATTATTATCTCAGTAAGAAATAAGAAACCGACTCAGGTTGGAATCTTTAAAGGAAGCTCTTTTTTTAATGTACTAAAAAGTAAAGTCATGGAAAATGATAAATTCATTGTAAATACTAAGAATGCTTCCCTCGGTGTTCGTGGAACAGAGTTCTTTGTTAGTTATGGAAAAAAAGATTCTCTTGATGCTTGGATGTGCGTCAATGAAGGACAAGTCATAGTCACTCCAAAAGAAAGTAAGAGTTCAGTAAAAGTAAACGCCGGAGAAGGAGTTCAGATAAGAGATACAAAGAATGTAACATCGCCAAAGCCTCTTCCTTGGACAAAGAACCTTAACTGGAAGCTTGATTCAAAGAATGGAGACCTAGAAAACAAGGTTGATATAAGAGATGCTTACACGGACTTACTGGACCAAGAATATGATTAA
- a CDS encoding HAMP domain-containing sensor histidine kinase, which produces MKYLFNFWGTLTSPELEDSFLNDKWLENKNYTFLTYFLCCFFFLGAGLFGDFQRVFYIGSAKELLLFRVFLLMISLVFILQNGKKQRRPKFLEIWLDSMKYLSTIVIVLLTYWTRGTSLTLLPGIMMMLIGFYMILPGRIMSTNVCALALLITFAFLQDPVLTYGKEVHHYMTFMLVAIEILLCFFKIKHEKWARTEYMSKKELDSLNETKDKLLATIGHDIRSPLALIQSRAELSLLSLKDGEFSEVTKSQNMIIKSVSKLDNLLSDIVNWAISDLKEGRNSREVRCITKTMGDAVDFILEVANQKKIRIKRELSPYPYFHEPRMMTTCFRNILSNAIKYNPFNSEIHIRGSACDDFYHIEVIDQGPGLGEELAEKIKSGLNDSSEVGTEGERGTGLGLKLVKNIVDNHGGKINIYANVEGGATFKVSLPLLKDGDIA; this is translated from the coding sequence ATGAAATACTTATTTAATTTTTGGGGGACTCTTACTTCCCCTGAGCTTGAAGATTCTTTCCTAAACGACAAGTGGTTAGAGAATAAGAACTACACTTTTCTTACATACTTTCTTTGTTGCTTCTTTTTCTTAGGAGCGGGCCTGTTTGGAGACTTTCAACGAGTTTTCTATATTGGGAGTGCTAAAGAGCTTCTTCTATTTAGAGTTTTTCTTTTAATGATCTCTCTTGTTTTTATTTTGCAGAATGGAAAAAAGCAGAGAAGACCCAAATTTCTTGAGATTTGGCTGGACTCAATGAAGTATCTTTCAACTATAGTCATTGTGCTACTTACATACTGGACGAGAGGAACAAGCTTAACTCTCTTGCCTGGAATAATGATGATGCTGATTGGATTCTATATGATTCTCCCCGGAAGAATCATGTCAACGAATGTGTGTGCATTGGCCTTATTGATCACTTTTGCTTTCCTGCAAGATCCAGTTTTAACTTATGGAAAAGAAGTTCATCACTATATGACTTTCATGTTAGTTGCTATCGAAATACTCCTCTGCTTTTTTAAAATAAAACATGAGAAGTGGGCGAGAACTGAGTATATGTCAAAGAAAGAACTGGACTCCCTCAATGAAACAAAAGATAAACTCTTGGCAACGATTGGTCACGACATAAGAAGTCCTTTGGCCCTCATTCAGTCCAGAGCAGAGTTAAGTCTCCTCAGCTTGAAAGATGGAGAATTTTCTGAAGTGACAAAGTCTCAGAATATGATCATAAAATCAGTCTCAAAACTTGATAACTTATTGAGTGATATTGTAAATTGGGCGATCTCTGATTTAAAAGAAGGTCGAAACTCGAGGGAAGTTCGCTGTATTACCAAGACAATGGGAGATGCGGTAGACTTTATTCTTGAAGTCGCGAATCAAAAAAAAATAAGAATTAAAAGAGAGCTTTCTCCCTATCCTTACTTTCATGAACCTAGAATGATGACCACTTGTTTTAGAAATATTTTATCTAATGCAATAAAATATAATCCGTTCAACTCTGAAATTCATATTCGAGGTTCAGCCTGTGATGACTTCTATCATATTGAAGTTATCGATCAAGGTCCTGGTCTTGGCGAGGAATTAGCTGAAAAAATAAAGAGTGGTTTGAATGACTCATCTGAGGTTGGAACTGAAGGCGAGAGAGGTACTGGGCTTGGACTTAAACTCGTGAAAAATATTGTAGACAATCACGGTGGTAAAATAAATATTTATGCTAACGTTGAAGGGGGAGCAACTTTTAAAGTCTCTCTGCCTCTTTTAAAGGATGGCGATATTGCATAA
- a CDS encoding translation initiation factor — translation MNNNDDYELVYVSDGSGKNQLDKVKNKKKEKLPEIEPTTTTLKMRIEKKGRGGKAVTVFYEFPNNPPYFKRLMKELKNLCATGGSYKDDTFEIQGDQREKLRPYLEEKGFTVKG, via the coding sequence ATGAATAATAACGATGATTATGAACTTGTTTATGTCAGTGATGGGTCTGGGAAGAATCAACTCGATAAAGTAAAGAATAAGAAGAAAGAAAAGTTACCTGAAATTGAGCCAACAACGACAACTCTGAAAATGAGAATTGAAAAGAAGGGGAGAGGGGGAAAAGCAGTAACTGTCTTCTATGAATTTCCAAACAATCCACCGTATTTTAAGCGACTGATGAAGGAGCTTAAAAACCTTTGCGCAACAGGGGGGAGTTATAAAGATGATACTTTTGAAATTCAAGGAGATCAAAGAGAGAAGCTTAGACCTTATCTCGAAGAGAAAGGCTTTACTGTAAAAGGCTAA